A DNA window from Candidatus Cetobacterium colombiensis contains the following coding sequences:
- a CDS encoding SDR family oxidoreductase, with product MILITGANGQLGHDLQKILHAENLEFIATDYKELDITNIDAVREFVKDKNIDLIINCAAYNNVDKAEEEVEMCYKLNAYAPRDLALVAKEIGAEYITYSTDFVFDGSKKTPYTEEDKVSPLSVYSKAKAEGEKLVLEAYDKSFVIRTSWVFGIANNNFNSATRFVMKSYDMLKVA from the coding sequence ATGATACTTATAACAGGAGCCAATGGACAACTAGGACACGATCTTCAAAAAATATTACATGCTGAAAACTTAGAGTTTATAGCTACAGACTATAAAGAGTTAGATATAACAAATATAGATGCAGTTAGAGAGTTTGTAAAAGATAAAAATATAGATTTGATTATAAACTGTGCTGCTTATAATAATGTGGATAAAGCAGAAGAGGAAGTTGAAATGTGTTATAAACTTAATGCATATGCCCCTAGAGATTTGGCTTTAGTTGCTAAAGAAATCGGTGCAGAATATATAACATATTCTACAGACTTTGTTTTTGATGGAAGTAAAAAGACACCTTATACTGAAGAGGATAAAGTGTCTCCACTTTCTGTGTATTCTAAGGCTAAAGCTGAGGGAGAAAAGTTAGTGTTAGAAGCATATGATAAAAGTTTTGTAATAAGAACATCATGGGTATTTGGTATAGCTAATAATAACTTTAATAGTGCGACACGTTTCGTAATGAAAAGTTACGACATGTTAAAAGTAGCTTAG